The window CATGATTATGGATTCTCTAAAGACATCTATTTCGTAAAGAAGGTAGGTAATGCTGCCAGCCATGATGGTGGTGAACCTATCACTCGTGCGAGGGCTTTCCGTTGTCTTCGTGCGCTTTATAACGTCGTTGCAGGTTTTATGGGTCGTTGGGATGCCGTGAAGAATATCCCACCATTTGATGCAACAACTATCTCTGCACCGACTACCACTGTTGCCTTCATCACGAGTCCAGAACCAAAGGTAGAGATGGAGGTGGTCAACAGCGTACAGAAAGAGTCGCTCGATGACCCACAGCCAGTGGTGATACCTCGTGAAAGTCTTGCCAGTGAGGCAATAACAAGGAAGTATATCATCGATGATATGCTCATGGAAGCAGGCTGGGACCTCTTAGAGGAGAAGGGAAAGGTGCAGGGCGGAAAGGCTTGTATAGAGGTGGAAGTGGACGGAATGCCTACTGCTTCGGGGAAAGGCTATGCCGACTATGTCCTCTTTAGTCGTGGGGGTAAACCCTTAGCCGTCATCGAAGCCAAGGCAACCTGCCGTGCCATAACAGAAGGACGGCACCAAGCAACACTCTATGCAGACTGCTTAGAGAAGCGATATGGTGTGCGCCCTGTCATCTATTACACCAATGGCTTCACGACAAAGGTCATTGACGGAATGGGTTATCCAGACCGTGACGTGATCTCTTTCCACTCTATGGACGACCTCGAAAGACTGATACAGAAGCGGGGTAGGACTGAGATAAAGGACGTAACGATAAAAGAAGAAATCACGGACCGCCCTTATCAGCAGACCGCTATCAAGCGTATTGTGGAGTGGTTTAATGCCAAGCACCGTCGAGGACTACTTGTCTTAGCAACAGGAACAGGCAAGACACGTGTGAGTATCTCGCTCTGCGACATCCTTATGCGTAATGATTGGGTGAAGACAGTGCTATTTCTTGCTGACCGCACAGCCTTAGTCGGTCAGGCACATAAAAACTATGAAGCCTTGTTGCCAAGCGTTTCTATGTCGGTATTGAGCGAAGAAAAGGCACCTGATATGCAGGCACGTATCCTCTTCTCTACCTATCAGACGATGATAAACTATCTCGACAGAGAAGACAAGGCGTTTAGTGTTGGTCGCTTCGACCTTATCATCATCGATGAAGCCCATCGAAGTGTCTTTGGTAGATATGGTGCTATCTTCAGCTATTTCGACTCACTACTCATTGGCTTGACAGCCACACCACGTGATGAGATAGACCGCAATACCTACGACCTTCTACAGTTAGATAACGGTATGCCTAACTACAGTTACGATATTGATGAGGCTGTTAGAGATGGCTATCTCTGTCCTTATAAGACACTGCAGTATCACTCTAAGATTATGGAACGTGGTGCCAAATGGGACGAAATGTCGAAGGAGGACCGTGAAGAAGTAGAAAGACTAATGGACTATGAGAAGTCTTTAGCAGGCTTAGGACCCGACGACGAGTATCATCGTGACATCCTTCCGCAAGAGATATTCAAGTATCTTTTCAACATAAATACCGTTGACAAGGTATTGATGGAGTTGATGGAAAAGGGATTGAAGGTGAAGAGTGGGGAGGAGATAGGTAAGACTATCATCTTTGCCATGAACCATCATCATGCAGAACTCATCGTTGAACGTTTCCGTACGCTCTATCCTGAGAAAGATCCCAACTACTGTCAGTTGATTGATAACTATGTCAACAAGGCACATAGTCTTATACTTGACTTCGAACAGATGGATAAGTACCCACAGATTGCTGTCAGTGTCGATATGCTTGACACAGGTGTTGACGTGCCATCGGTGCTTAATCTTGTCTTCTTCAAGTGTGTGAAGTCGAAGATTAAGTTTATGCAGATGATAGGACGTGGTACACGTCTCTGTCCGAAGGTGTTTGGTGATGCTGACAAGAAAGAGTTCTATATCTTCGATTGGTGTAATAACTTCGAGTATTTCTCAGTACATAGTGATGGCGCAAACCCTGTCGCTGTGAAGTCGTTGACAGAACGACTCTATGCGTTGAGGCTCGATATCGCTGCTGCACTACAGTCGGCAGAACATCAAGAGAAGGAAGACGACCGTCGACTACATGACGAGTTGAAGGAAATCCTACACGCACAGGTGAGCCAACTCAGTAGGGCGCGCATTGATGTCAGAGCGCATCTGCAGACGATAGAACCCTATCGTGAGTGGGAGGCGTGGGTTTGTCTGAGTGATTTAGCCGTTGCCGAATTGAAGGGAATAGCCCATTTATTGCCCCGTCCGAAGGAGAATGAGGCTGCAAAGAAGTTCGATGTGCTGATGCTCTATCTACAGTTAGAGCAGGTAGACAGTACGGTGAAGGCTGATAACAGTCGTGCGAGTGTGATTAAGATTGCGCAACTGTTAGAGAAGAAAGCCACTATCCCAGCTGTGAGAGAGCGGATGGAAACGATTAAGGAGGTGCAGACAGCTATCTTCTGGGAACATAGTACGCTGAATAGTCTTGAACGAGTGAGGAAGGAACTACGTGAGTTGGTGCACGTGTTAGCCGAGAGTAGGGACGAGAGAAGATTTGTTATCAACATTGAAGATGCAATAAGTTCGGATGCCGTAGCTGCTCCTGTCACGCTGAAGGCTACCTATCACGACCGTGTGATAGACTATTTAGCAAAGCATACAGACAATGAAGTATTAAGAAAGATACAGAACTTTGAGCAGCTGACGACGGATGATGTCAACGAGTTACAACGTATCTTCTGGGAAGAATTAGGTACACGTACGGAGTTTGATGAGGCTACGAATGGAAAGAAATATAACCATAATGTGGCTGCATTTATCCGTGTCATTCAAGGTGTCGACCGCCAGAAAGCGTTAGCCCTCTATACCCGTTTTATCAAAGACGGTAACCTGACAGGTGAGCAAGAACAGTATCTGAAAGAGATACTGAACTATCTCAGCGAGAATGGTGACCTGCAAATGAGTGACTTCATGGAGTACCCACTGAACCGAAACAGGTGGCGGGATGTCTTTGGGGAGTATTTTGTGGGGCTGAAAGACTTTGTGAATGAGTTGCATAAGGTGATTAGTTGACAGGTTGACAAGTAGACAAGTTGCTTGAGATGTTGGCAATTATTTAAGTTTATGAAGTTGACGAGTTGACAAGTTGACGAGTTGACAAGTTGACGAGTTGACAAGTTGCTTGAATGTTGGCGGGTCAACCTGTTAACTCGTGGACCTGTTATCCCATCACTCCATTAATTCATCAATTTAACAATGTTACAATCAATTTGTCCACTTATAAATTCGTTATTTTTCCAATCCTTGGTAGGATTTGCAGTTATGCTGTTAGGCATAAAGGCAATGATATACTTGTGCAATTATATTTTCTACAGTTTCTCTCCTATTCGTTCTTTTCCCGATGTGACAACACTCTCAGGGTGGGCAATGGTAGGACTTCTTGTAGCCTTTGTTTGTCCTGTCGCCTTTTTTTTCTGCGAATTGGGAGGATTATTTTCTGATCAACTGGTCAGGACGCTACTTTTCATTATAGTAATACTGATGGTAGTCTCGCCAATAGGCATCTTCAAGTGTGAGAAAAGGGCTTGGTTGCGCCGTAATCCTAAGCATAGCAGACTGTTCCTGCCAAAATACAATAAAAGAGTCAGAAATTTTGGCGTGTCAATCAGCAAGGTTGATGATATCACTCATGGACGTGGCGTAAGTTTCTCGTGGTTTGATGGATATTTTATCACTGCTGGAAGGCACAGGGTGACCTTTCAATTCTATGAATACAGGTTTTTGAAACGTCGCACTGGGCATAAGGTTATCTATAAGAAAGAAATGGAATTCAATTTCCATCCGGGTACAGTCTATGTGATAGAGGTCTTGCCGGATATACAGACATTCCGTATAGTTGAAGATAAAACACGGTTTGTGTAGGGATAGAACGATAAGGACTGTGGTTAACTGCTTGGGTATTGAAATAACATGATATAGATTTTTTAACATGAGGAAAGTTTCATTCTACAAAATAAAACACTATTTTTGCGAAGAATCTTTTGTGTTAACTAACCCTATAAATAGATATACGTATGAAATATTGGAAACCTATTAATTGTCTGGCTATATGCTGTCTATCAGTGCTGATGTTGTCATGTACGACGGAGAACGCAGTTGTTGGGAATGTTGGTATAAGTGATGTGAAATCGTCTGGCTGCAAAGCCTCAGCCTCTCTGATGGAGTCTCGGCCTGATTACTATAATCATTTCATAGGGCAGCGGTCAGTGTTACGTCTCTTACTCGATAAAGAGAATACTGTCACAGCACGTTTTGCAGACGTCATGGATAACTGTGCTATCGACCTGTTCCATGTAGGAGCAAGCAGCAGTGAGGGTAAGATAGTTCTCATCCTGTATCCCGATAAGGACATGATGACAAACTGCATCTGTCGCTATGATGTTGATTTCAAGATAAATAATATCCCTTCTGGCAACTACCAGTTGGAGGTTTATCACACTACCGCCGATAAACAGATTAACAAAGACAACCAGATTTTTAGCGGAACTGTAAACTTAGAGAAAGGGAAGGAACTTATACTGACAATGAGCCGGTAAGGGATAAGTATGGAGAGTAGGGTAGTGGTAGCTTGGTTATACAAGTGCCTCTACCTTACTTTCTACAGCTTTATCGTGGAATGGTTAGCTGTGATGTCAGCTTGAAGTTGCTTTTTAAGGTACTGGTTCAATTGTTCTTTGAGGATAAGAAAATTCCTAAAAAATATTTTCCTGTCATATCTGTCATACAAAAGTAGTGCTTAACTTGTTGGTTGATAGCGTAGTTACTTGAAATGTTAAATGTGACAGCAACTAAAAACAAAACTATTTTAGTAATAATAGGTATTTTCTTACTAATGTAAGTAGGTTTTATTGCTGCCTATTTTGAGGAAACTTATAAAGTAAAAGACAAAAGAATAAAACGGTAAAAGAGTATTTTGCTGTTTTATTCTTTTGTCTTTTTGTTTCCCAATCTTAATTCGCAGTAAGAAACACATTGGACACAGGTAATTCATAAGTTCATAAGTAAACGAGTTTACAGGTTTACGAGTTTACAAGTTACTTGTTGCAATAAACACAGTATATAGTAGTAATCATAATTATGCATTGTGAATTATGCATTGTGAATTATATCAGTAATCATAATTATGACGTACTGATGAGAACTTCGTTCGAATAATTGTGAATTATGCATTGTGAATTATATCAGTAATCATAATTATGCATTGTGAATTATGAATTATGAATTCTGGATGAATTAAGCTTGGACTATTGCAACTGCATTATGCCGTCTTTGTTGACACTCGTCACACCTTTTACTTTCTTGAAATCAGCGATAGCTTGATCGATGTCGTGTTTCTCGTCAACCTTGACTGCTACACCACTGAACTCCTTGTATTTGTAGAGTAGGGTACAGCCCTGTTTCTTGATGGCTTTCAGTAGTGGTTTGCTGCCTGTCTTCTTGTCGAAGAAGATAATTAGCGTGTGGCTGACAGGTGTTTTCTCTCTTTCACGCTTAGCCTTCTCTAAGCCTTCACCACCATCATCACCATTCATTATCTGCTCCTTGATAGGGCATTGTGCAGATGCTGTTGTTGACTGGATGAACAATAAACCCATTAGCAACATACTTGCTTTAAAATATTTCTTCATCTTGTTTTCTCCTTTTAATATGAATGACAAAGATAGTTATAAATAAGCAGATAACTACTAAGATTTATAATTATTTCAGTTTTCTTTCTCCTCGTTCTGCATATTACCTTTGCAAATGAAAGTATTTGGTGAGGGGGGATAGGTTTTTGCACACAGAGATATGGAGTAGAAGGAGGTTGGGTTAAAGTATGTAGACCACAGAGACACTAAGTGTATCAGAGCTAATTCTACAATGAAAAAAGCAACCAAGCATTGCGCTCGGTTGCTTTTGTATGAGATTAATCCTAACAAAGGATTATGCTTCTTCTGTCTCTTCTTCCACAGCCTTGAACTGCTCAAGGTCTTCTGGGTTGAAGGCTTTGATGTAAGCGGTGTGACCAACAACTTCTTCCTCAGCCATGCGAACAAAGACATGAGCAGACTTCTTGAAGAGCTCTGGTGCCTTAGAAGCATCCTCGATGAGGAGGAGAGAACCGATGATATCAGCTGTCATGTTGTAAAGACGGCGTGCGAGGAAGTCGTGAACATCCTGGTTTTCGCTTGCGTTAACCTTCTCAACAGCCTCTTCGTAGAGCTGGACGAGTTTGGCAACACGCTCACGCAGACCCTTCATGCAGTCGCAAGAGAGTTCGCCCTCAAGCATCTCCTTCATGATAGAGAGGTAAGTACCGTTAGTGATGTAACGCACGGCAGCAACAACCTGCAGCTGTGTTGTACCCTCATAGATAGAGAAGATACGTGCATCACGGTATAGACGCTGACACTTATACTCCATGATGAAACCAGAACCGCCATGGATAGAGATAGAGTCGTAGGCTGTCTGGTTAGCATATTCAGAGTTGATACCCTTTGCCAATGGTGTGAAAGCATCAGCAAGGCGAGTGTACTTCTTCATCTCCTGACGCTCCTCAGGGGTGAGCTTCTGGTCACGTGCGATATCTTCCAATGCCTTATAGATATCTACGTAGCGTGCTGTCTGATACAAGAGAGAACGACCAGCATCGAGTTTCGCCTTCATACGAGAGAGCATATCGTAGACAGCAGGGAAGTTGACAATCTTCTTACCGAACTGTGCACGATCCTTAGCGTAAGCCAATCCCTCGTTGTAAGCCTCCTGCTCAAGACCGACAGACTGTGCTGCGATACCAAGGCGAGCACCATTCATCAATGCCATTACGTACTTGATAAGACCCATTCGGCTGCTACCACAGAGCTCTGCCTTCGCATTCTTGTAAACAAGCTCGCAGGTAGGAGAACCATGAATACCGAGTTTATGCTCGATATGACGTACGTCAACACCGCCATTACGCTTGTCATAGATGAACATTGAAAGGCCACGACCATCACGTGTACCCTCTTCTGAACGTGCAAGGACGAGGTGGATGTCAGAGTCACCATTGGTAATGAAACGTTTCACACCATTCAGACGCCAGCAGTTCTCCTTCTCATCGAAGGTAGCCTTGAGCATTACACGCTGAAGGTCAGAACCAGCATCAGGCTCGGTGAGGTCCATTGACATCATCTCACCCTCACAGATACGAGGAATATACTTCTGGCGCTGCTCCTCATTACCAAACTCATAGAGTGTGTCGATACAAGACTGCAAAGACCAGATGTTCTGGAAACCAGCATCGGCAGCAGCAATCAACTCAGACATCATTGAGAAGACAACGTTTGGAAGATTCAGTCCACCATAACGGCGAGGCATAGAAACACCCCACAATCCTGCCTGACGTGTAGCCTGGATATTCTCCAAGGTCTTGCTGGCATAGTGCATACGGTTGTCGATAAGGTGTGGACCTTCAAGGTCGACAGCCTCAGAGTTAGGTGCAATGATATTTGCTGTTATGTCACCAGTGATATCCAAGATGCGCTTGTAGTTCTCGATAGCATCCTCATAGTTTACTGGTGCGTCAGCGTGTGTAGAAGCATCAGCGTAGTTACGCTCTTTCAGTTCTACGATGCGTTTCATCAATGGGTGCTCCAAGTGAAACGCTATTTCTGGGTGGTCAGTATAATAATTTGCCATGATAAAAAATGTAAGAGTGGCCCCTCCCCCTTGCCCCTCCCCCGAAGGGAGGGGAGTAGAATGTACTATTTCCTATGGTTAGGGTCTCTTTTTATTCGTTGTTTATAAATTCGGTTATTTGTTCTATCACATTGTCTATGTCCGTGTATATTTCTTCGTTGGTGAATCTAAGCACATTAAAGCCCATTTCGTTGAGGTATTCTGTTCTTGTTTCATCGTCTACCTCTTGTAGCGGTTGCTTATGATAAGCCCCATCTACTTCTATGACTAAGTTCTGTGAAAGGCATACAAAGTCTACAATGAAGTCACCTATAGGATGCTGTCTTCTGAAATGACAGTCGCCTCTCATTCCTTTCAGTTCGTTCCAAAGAATCTCTTCTGCTAATGTCATCTCTTTCCGATTCTCCTTGGTGAATTCCTTTAGGATATGGTATCTGTCAGGTGAAGCTGTTTTGTAAGTGCACTTCTTTCTATTTTCTTTAGTCATAGGTCGGTAGTTAGTCAATGATTATACACGCTATGCCTCTTGTGATAATAAGTATTTAGCGAAAGTAGTCCTCTTATTCCCTTTTCGCATTTTACTCCCCTCCCTTCGGGGGAGGGGCAAGGGGGAGGGGCCAGTTAGTTGTTCTGTCAGCTGGCTTTACTTACTATTCTGCTTATAATACTTTATCAACTTCGGAACAACCTCTTCAACGGTGCCATTGATGATATAGTCAGCGATGGCATTGATAGGAGCGTTTGGGTCGTTGTTGATAGAGATGACGATACCACTGTCCTGCATACCAGCAATGTGCTGAATCTGTCCAGAGATACCACAAGCGATGTAAACCTTTGGATGGACGGTGACACCGGTCTGACCAATCTGACGATCGTGGTCTACCCAACCTGCATCAACAGCGGCACGGCTGGCACCAACCTCTCCATGAAGCTCTTTAGCCAACTTAAAGAGTAAGTCGAAACCTTCCTTAGAGCCGACACCATAGCCACCTGCGATAACGATTGAAGCCTCCTTGAGGTTATTCTGTGCAGGCTCAACATGACGGTCGATAACCTTTACGACATAGTCAACCTCTGGTACATACTTCGCAACATCTGGATAGACAACCTCGCCCTTTGCCTTACCCTCATAGATAGCCTTCTGCATAACGCCAGAGCGTACGGTAGCCATCTGTGGACGGTGGTCAGGGTTGACGATGGTTGCTACGATGTTACCACCGAAGGCAGGGCGAATCTGATAGAGCAGATTCTCATAACGCTTACCAGCTTTCTTATCTTCGTAGTCACCAATCTCAAGTTGAGTACAATCGGCAGTAAGACCACTTGTCAATGAAGATGACACATGTGGACCAAGGTCACGACCGATAACTGTAGCACCCATCAAACAGATCTGTGGTTTCTCCTCAGTGAAGAGGTTTACAAGAATGTCTGTGTGTGGTGCTGATGTGTAAGGGAAGAGTCCCTCACCATCAAAGACAAAGAGTTTGTCTACACCGTATGGCAGGATTTGGTCTTCTACCTTTCCTTTGATGCCACTACCGGCAGCGATGGCATGGAGTTCCACACCTAACTCATTTGCGAGCTTGCGACCCTTGGTCAACAGCTCCTGTGAAACCTCCTGTACGGTGGTTTCCTCTATTTCGCAATATACAAATACGTTGTTCATAAATCAAATGTTCGACCAAGCACCAATCCAACTAACTGGCCCCAACTGGCCCCTCCCCCTTACCCCTCCCCCAAGGGAGGGGAGTGAAATGTATCACTTGCTGTTGTGCAACTGCCTTATTAGAAGGTTGTTCATAAAACTTCTTTCCCTTATGATGTCTGTAGCTAATATAAAGCATCAGGACATTCTACGCCCCTCCCTCTGGGGGAGGGGATGGGGGAGGGGCTTGTCGGTTGACTTGTTAGTTAGTTGGTCAGTCGGTTATTTGTTTTTTATTTAACCAATAATCTTCTCTCCTAACAGTTCTTTGATGAGTCCTTCTACATCCCCATCTGAGCCGGTGAGTGTCTTACTCTCCTTAGCTTGGAAGACGATGTTCTGAACAGACTTCACCTTTGTTGGTGAACCACTCAAACCACACTGCTCCTCATCACCGTTGACATCAGCAACTGACCACTGATTCAGTGTGAGGTAAGGACGCTCCTCGTAGAGATGTGCCCAAGGCTCATCACCTTTACGCTCCATAGGACAAGTAGCATACTTATACTTCATCACGAGTTTGGCATTGCAAGGACGTGCTGGAGCAGCAGTACCATTCACAGTGATGAGAACAGGTAATGGTGCGACAACAGTCTCTACACCACCATCGATATGACGGCGGATAGTAGCCTTACCATCCTCAATCTTCAGGATTTCCTCTGCGTATGTAACTTGGTTGAGTCCTAACTTCTGTGCAACCTGTGGTCCTACCTGTGCGGTGTCACCATCGATAGCCTGTCGTCCACCGATGATAATGTCTACATCACCGATTTTCTGTACAGCTGTCGCTAAAGCATAGGAAGTAGCGAGTGTGTCAGCACCAGCAAACTTACGGTCGGTAAGTAGCCAGCCGGTATCAGCACCACGATAGAGTCCCTGTCGGATGATTTCTCCGGCACGTGGAGGACCCATGGTTAAGATTCCTACAGTAGAGCCTGGGTTCTGTTCCTTCAGTCTCAGAGCCTGCTCCAAAGCGTTTAGGTCTTCGGGGTTGAAGATGGCAGGCAGTGCGGCACGGTTTACCGTTCCTTCGGCTGTCATGGCATCTTTTCCCACATTTCTTGTGTCAGGTACCTGCTTAGCAAGTACTACAATTTTCAAACTCATAAATATAATAATGTGTTATTTAATCTTCAATTGTTTTGGTTGAGGGCAAAAGTACAGTTTTTTTGCAACATAAACAAAAAAGTTGCACAAAAACCGCTTAACTGTGTTTATGTTTGTTAGGAGCGATTCTATTCATGGTTTTGGAGAGGTTGGAGAAGTTATTGTTGTCTTCAGAATTTTGGATAGACAATGATTCGTTTAAACTTAGGTCTCTGACGAAATGTCACACGGCGAAAGGGAGCGTTCGGAGGGTTATCAAAATAAAGCTATTATCATCCTCTTTCATTGAGAACCTTTTCATTTTAAGATTTAGAAACTCTGCAGACAAGGATTTGAAAAATCATTACATAGTTTCGGATAAGACATCAAGAAATAACGGCAAAAACACATATAAGAAGCAGGTTTGCAATCGGCAGAGAATCAGGTAGTTATCAAGTCGTAAAATTAAAGGTGCTTAATTGCATTTCAAAAGGGCGTTAACAAGGCGCTTAAAGGGCATCTTTTGCAAGCTTAAAGGGTGTCTTTCAGAAGCCAAAAGAGCATGTATTGATTTTGAGTCGTGGGAAAATAGTTTACAAATCTCAGCTAATAAGAGAAAGGTTGTTTGTGTAAGAGAGGTAGGCATCGTACCTAAGTAGATTAATCATGTAGTTTATCCCCCATTCTAAAACCATCTAATTGGGTGTAATCATACCTTCATTATAGATTTACCCCAAATTTCCGAAGAGCTATAAGAAGACCTTGAAGTTAGATTTCCTGTCATATCTGTCATTCTGTGTTGGTGCTTAACTCGTTGGTTTATAGTATAATTACATGAAATGTTAAATGTGACAGCAACTAAAAACGAAACTATTTTCGTAATAATAGGTGTTTTTATTCATGAAGATAATTTGGTGAAGTAGAAGTGTCTTTTTTCTTGTTCTAACTTTGCTATCTCATTGGTTTGTGTTATCTTTGTAGCATAATGATAGATAGACCGACTGTAGATAGGATTATGAATGCATCGAATATCGTTGAGGTAGTCAGCGATTTCGTTTCTTTACGCAAGACGGGAACAAGCTATAAAGGTTTGTGCCCTTTTCATGATGACCGTACACCATCGTTCTCCGTTAGTCCTGTGAAAGGTGTTTACAAATGCTTTTCGTGTGGTGCAGCGGGTAATGCTGTGAAGTTTATCATGGAGCATGAGCAGATGACTTATCCTGAAGCCTTGAAGTGGCTTGCGAATAAGTATCATATTGAGGTGCATGAGCGAGAACTGACGAATGAGGAAAAGCAGCAAGAGAATGAACGAGAATCAATGTTCTTGGTCAATGAGTGGGCTGCAAAGTACTTTAATGATATCTTGCACAACGATGTTGATGGTTTGGCTATTGGTATGCAGTATTTCCGCAGCCGTGGTTTTAGAGATGATATCATTCGTAAGTTTCAGTTAGGTTTCTGTCTTTCAAGTCGTCATGCTTTTGCTGATGCAGCCTTAAAGGCAGGTTTCCAAAGAGATTTTCTTATAAAGACAGGTCTTTGCTTTGAGCGTGAGAATGGAGAACTTATCGACCGTTTCAATGGGCGTGTGATGTTCCCATGGGTGAGTGTGAGCGGTAAGGTGACAGCCTTTGGTGGTCGTCTGCTGGATTCGCGTACAAAGGGCGTTAGTCAGAAGTATGTCAACTCGCCTGATAGTGTTATCTATCATAAAGAGAGAGAACTCTATGGTATCTTCCAAGCAAAGAAAGCCATTGCCAAGCACGACCTTGTTTATATGGTTGAGGGATATACAGACGTTGTCTCTATGCACCAGTGTGGTATTGAGAATGTCGTAGCTAATAGTGGTACAGCACTTTCTGTACATCAGATACGTCTTTTGCACCGCTTCACTCCTAATATCGTTCTACTTTATGATGGCGATGAGGCTGGTCAGCATGCTGCTCTACGAGGTACGGATATGCTGTTGGCAGAAGGTATGAATGTGAAGGTGCTGTTGCTTCCTGATGGTAAAGACCCAGATGAATTTGCACGTAGTTACAGTGCGGAGGATTTCAGAAAATATATTGAAGATAATCAGACAGACTTCATCGTCTTTAAGATTAACGTACTACTAAAGGGTGTCACTGACCCGATTAAGCGCTCAGAGGCAGTTGGCTCAATAGTGCAAAGTATCTCTGTTATCAAAGACCCGATACTCCGTGATACCTATATCCGTGAGTGTGCGAATCGTACAGGTGTGTCAGAGCGTACATTGATGGAACAGATGAATCGTAATATCTATTCCAATCGGGAACAGCAGACACGTGAACAACAGCAACATCGGGCTGCGGTAATGGAGGAGCAACGAGAGGATGCAATGGCTATAGCTTCTAAACCGACAACATCGAAGGTAGAGCAAATGCTTATCCAAGCTGTTGTCAAGGATGGCGAGAAGGTTATCTTCCGTGATGTGAAAGATGAGAATAGCGGAGAGACATATAACTTGACCGTAGCACAATACATTGCTTATGACCTTGGAAGCGATAATCTTGGTTTCTCAAATGAACTTTATACTAAGATTCTTCAGGAGGCTGTAGAGCATTGTGGTGAAGAAGGTTTCAAGGCTGAAGAGTATTTTACACAGCATGCAGATATCAATATTGCATCTGTAGCAGTGAGATTGAGCGTAGACCGTTTC is drawn from Prevotella melaninogenica and contains these coding sequences:
- the dnaG gene encoding DNA primase, with the protein product MIDRPTVDRIMNASNIVEVVSDFVSLRKTGTSYKGLCPFHDDRTPSFSVSPVKGVYKCFSCGAAGNAVKFIMEHEQMTYPEALKWLANKYHIEVHERELTNEEKQQENERESMFLVNEWAAKYFNDILHNDVDGLAIGMQYFRSRGFRDDIIRKFQLGFCLSSRHAFADAALKAGFQRDFLIKTGLCFERENGELIDRFNGRVMFPWVSVSGKVTAFGGRLLDSRTKGVSQKYVNSPDSVIYHKERELYGIFQAKKAIAKHDLVYMVEGYTDVVSMHQCGIENVVANSGTALSVHQIRLLHRFTPNIVLLYDGDEAGQHAALRGTDMLLAEGMNVKVLLLPDGKDPDEFARSYSAEDFRKYIEDNQTDFIVFKINVLLKGVTDPIKRSEAVGSIVQSISVIKDPILRDTYIRECANRTGVSERTLMEQMNRNIYSNREQQTREQQQHRAAVMEEQREDAMAIASKPTTSKVEQMLIQAVVKDGEKVIFRDVKDENSGETYNLTVAQYIAYDLGSDNLGFSNELYTKILQEAVEHCGEEGFKAEEYFTQHADINIASVAVRLSVDRFQLAESLQVKETEQTLRDRVIHLVADFRLEYVSSHLKELNERLLQVKDSQEMQEIMSEIMRTQNLRNELAKKTGSNILV